The region CGGCAGTTCCAGCAGGGCCGGTGCCCCGCCGAGGTGGCCGCGCCAGAAGTCCAGTTGCCCCTGCAAGGCGTCGCCTTGCAGCCATTGGCGCTGCCAGACCGCGTAGTCGGCGTACTGGATCGGCAGCGGCGGCAACGGATCGGCCAGACCCTGGCTGAAAGCGCCGTAGAGCGCGGTGACTTCGCGCACCAACACACCGATCGACCAACCGTCGGAGACGATGTGGTGCTGGGTCAGCAACAGCACGTGCTCGTCGTCGGCCAGGCGCAGCAGGCGCCCGCGGATCAAAGGGCCGGCGGCGAGGTCGAAGGGCGCGCGCGCTTCGATGGCGCCGAGTTCGGCGATCGCGGTTTCGCGCGCCTCGGGCGCGAGTGCGCTCAGGTCCTGCAGGTCGAGGGCAAAGCCCTGCTCGCCCGGCGCGACCACTTGGGTCGGCACGCCGTCGACTTCGACGAAACGGGTGCGCAGGTTTTCATGGCGGGCGATCAGGCGGTCGAGGGTGGCCTTGAGCGCGTCGCGGTCGAGGCGACCGCTCAAACGCAGCGCCACCGGCATGTGATACGCGGCGCTGGCGGCCGGGTCGAGCCTGTCGAGAAACCACAGGCGCTGCTGCGCCCACGACAGCGGCAGCGGCACGCTGCGGTCGGCCAGCGGAATCGTCGTCGCGGCGAGGTCGTCGCCGCGCTGTTCGATGCGTTTCTTGAGCCGGTTGCGCAAAATCGCCTGTTTCAGCGCTTCCAGAGCCGGGTCCTGCTTATTCATCTACGGATTCCCTTTCCAGCAGCTTGCGCAATTCGTCTTCCGACATCGAATCCAACTCGTCCTGCATGTCGCCGAGCTCGTCGCCGAGGAAGACCTCGACCTGCAAGGCCTTGATCGCATCGGCCAGCACCGACAGCAGCGGGCGCTCGAACAGCTCGCGCAACGGCACTTCGACATGGAACTGTTCGCGCACTCGAATCGCCAGTTGCATGATCAACAGCGAGTGGCCGCCGAGTTCGAAGAAGTGGTCGTGGCGACCGACGCGTTCGATCCCAAGCAGGTCCTGCCAGATCGCAGCCAGGGTCTGCTCGACTTCGCCGAGCGGGGCTTCGTACTCGCGGCTGGCGAGCGCGGACTGATCCGGCGACGGCAAGGCCTTGCGGTCGAGCTTGCCGTTCGGGTTCAAGGGCAAGGCATCCAGGGCGACGAACGCGCTCGGGATCATGTACTCGGCCAGGTCGCGGGCCAGCGCTTCGCGCAGGTTAGTCACCGAGATCTCGGCACCCTGCTCCGCCACCACGTAGGCGACCAAGCGCTTGTCGCCGCTGTCTTCTTCGCGTGCGATCACCACCGCTTCGCGCACGCCGTCGCAGGCGGTCAGGCGCGCCTCGATTTCGCCGAGTTCGATGCGGAACCCGCGGATCTTGACCTGGAAATCGTTGCGGCCCAGGTATTCGATGGTGCCGTCGGCGCGCCACCGACCGAGGTCGCCGGTCTTGTACATGCGCGCATCGGATTCCGCCGAGAACGGATCGTGCAGGAAACGTTCCGCCGTCAGTTCCGGGCGATCCAGATAACCGCGTGCGACCTGCACGCCGCCGAGGAACAGCTCGCCGGGCACGCCGACCGGCACCGGTTCGCCGCGCGCATCGAGCAGATACACCGGGGTATTCGCAATCGGCCGGCCGATGTTCGGGCCGCCGACCGCATCGCGGATGCTGCCGATGGTGGCGTCGACCGTGCACTCGGTCGGGCCGTACATGTTGTGGAAGTGGATGCTCGGCGACGCCTTGAGCTTGTCCCACATCGCCTTGCCGATCGGCTCGCCGCCCAGCAGCACGCTAGTCGGCTGGTGACCGGGCTTGCCGATCAGACCGGCGGCGAGCAATACCTCCAATTGCGAGGGCGTGCTGTCGAAGGCGTCGATGCGGTAGCGGTCGATAAAGTCGAGCATCGCCGGGCCGTTGGCGCGGATCGACTGCGGGATCAGCACCAGGGCATGGCCCGACAGCAGCTGCAGGATGCCCTTCAGGGACATGTCGAACGAGAACGCGGCGTTGAGCGCCACGCGCGAGCCCCCGCTGAGTTCGCGATGGGTGGTTTCGCCCATCACCCGCCAGAAGTTCACCGCCGAACGGTGCTCGACCATCACGCCCTTGGGCTGGCCGGTCGAGCCGGAGGTGTAGATCACGTAGGCGAGATGGCGCGGCGTCAGGCCAGCGATGCTCGGATTGCTCTCGCTGTAGCTGGCCAACGACTCATCGTCGAGCACCACCACCGGCAGCGGCGACGACTCCAGCATCGGCATCGCCGCGCGCAGCGCCGACTGGGTCAGCAGCGCGATGGGACGGCTGTCTTCGAGCATGTAGGCCAGGCGCTCGATCGGATAGCTCGGGTCGAGCGGCACGTAGCCGGCGCCGGCCTTGAGCACGCCCAGCACGCCGACGATCATCGCCACGCTGCGCTCGGTGCAGATCGCCACCCGGTCATCGGGTTTCACACCCAACGCGATCAAGCGATGCGCGACCCGGTTGGCGCGGCGGTTGAGTTCGGCGTAGCTCAGCACCTCGTCTTCGACCAAGAGTGCATCCGAATCCGGCACGGCAGCGGCCTGCGCCTCGAACAGTCCATGGATCGTTCGGTCGTGGACCGCATCGCTACGCAGATCGTTGAAGCCGCTCAACACCTGCTCCCGCTCGGACACCGGCAGGATCGGCAAGTCCAGCAGCGGCATCGCGCCGCCGGCTTCGAGCGCGGCGATCAGCGATTCCATCGCGGTCTGCATATAGCGAACCACGCGCGGGCCGTCGATGCCGGCCACCGACAGCAGGGTCAGGCCGAAGCCTTCGCCGCGGTCCTCGACCGACAGGGTCAGCGGGTAGTTGTTGCGGGCGTCGCCGCCGATCAGGCGCATGCCATCCCAGGCCGCATCGGCGTCGCGGGTGTCGCCCTGACGCATTTCGCGACGGTTGCGGTAGTTCAACAAAGCGGTGAACAGCGGCAACGGCGGCAGGATCGCGCTGCACTGCTGGGCCAACGCCAGCGAAGCCTGCTCGCGCTCGAGCAGCTCGCCGAGGAAGCCATAGGTGTCGCGCACCGCTTGGCCGACGTTGCGGCCAGCCAGGCCGACCCGCACCGGCAAGGTATTGAGGAACATGCCGACCACCTGGTCGGCGCCCTCCGAGCCTTGCATGCGCCCCGACAGCACCGTGCCGAACACGACGTCGTCGCGACCGCTGCACTGGCCGAGCACCCGCGCCCAAGCCAGGTGGAACAACACCGACGGCGTCACCCCCCAGTGGCGCGCGGCTTCGCGCACACGCACCGCGAAGGCGTCGGCGAACTCGACCCGCGACTCGTTGGCGCGGGCGCCGTCGACCTGCACGTCGAGCACGCCGAACGGCGCGGTCGGTTCGTCGACATCGCCGAACTGCTCGCGGAACCAGGCCTCATGGCGCTGTTCAGGCGCCGCCACGGTGCGGGCGATGAAGTTGCGGTAGGGCATCGGCGCCGGCAACAGCGCGCCCTGCCCCTGCAGCAACAGCTCGGCTTCCTTGAGCATGAGCTGCTTGGAATAGTTGTCCTCGACGATGTGGTGGGTCAGCAGCGCCAGCAGCCATTCGCCCGACTCGGCGTCGAAGGCGATCTGCGCGGCCATCACCGGCGCCCGGGTCAGGTCGAGACGGATGCGGTTGGTGTCGCTGTGCGCCAACAACTGCGGCAAGGCCGCCTCGCCGGCAGCCAGCGCCACTTCAGTGACCGGCAGCGGCGCGCGCCGCTGCACCACTTGCACCGGTTGCGGCAGGCCGTCCCAGTGCACCGCGCTGCGCAGGATGTCGTGGCGGTCGATCACCTGCTGCAGGGCGCCGAGGAAACGATCCAGACGCTCGCGGCCGTCGAAGGCCACCACCGAACGCAGCAGATAGGTGTCGCCCTGGCTCTGGTTCTCCAGCAAATGGTGGAACAAGATGCCCTTCTGCAGCGGCGCCAGCGGGTAGATGTCCTGGACGTTGCCGACCCCGCCCGGGACCGCGGCGACGATCGCGTCGATCTGCGCCTGCTCCAGCGCCACCAGCGGCAACAGCTCCGGGGTGATGGCGACGGTGTCGGCACCGATGCGGTTGGCCGGCACCGCGGCCTCATCCGGCGCGTTGGCGGCGTCGGCGCGCGCGGCCAGCGCGCTCAGGGTCGGTGCGGCGAACACGCTGCGCACGTCGACCGACAGGCCGTGCTGGCGCAGGCGTTCGATCAGGCCGATCAACAGCAGCGAATGGCCGCCGAGCTCGAAGAAATGATCGTGGCGGCCGACCCGTTCCAGGCCCAGCAGTTCCTGCCAGACCTGGGCGATGGCGCGCTCGGTCTCGCCCTGCGGCGCCTCGAAGCCCCGGCTCGACACCGAGGCCTGGTCCGGCGCCGGCAGCGCCTTGCGGTCGAGCTTGCCGTTGGCGGTCAGCGGCAAGGCCTGCAGGCGCACGAAGGCGCTCGGGATCATGTACTCGGCCAGCTCGCGCGCCAGCGCTTCGCGCAGCTCGGCCGCACTCGGCTCGGCGCCGTCCGCGGCGATGAAATACGCCACCAGGCGCTTGTCGCCCGGCTGGTCTTCGCGCGCGATCACCACCGCTTCGGCGATGCCGGCGCAGGCCGCCAACTTGGCTTCGATTTCGCCCAGCTCGATGCGGAAGCCGCGGATCTTGACCTGGAAGTCGTTGCGGCCGAGGTATTCGAGATCGCCGTCGGGCAACCAGCGGCCGAGGTCGCCGGTCTTGTACAGTCGCGCCTGCGGCGAGGCCGAGAACGGATCGCGCAGGAAACGCTCCGCGCTGAGTTCGGCGCGGTTGAGATAACCGCGGGCGACGCCGTCGCCGCCGACGTACAACTCGCCGGCCACGCCGACCGGCACGGGCTGCAACTGAGCGTCGAGCACGTACAGTTGCAGGTCCGGGATCGCGCAACCGATCAGGCTGCCGCGGGCCTGGCGCACGTCCTCGGCGCGGATGCGCCGATAACTGGCGTGCACGGTGATCTCGGTAATGCCGTACATGTTGATCAACCGGGTGCGGTCGCAGTCGTTGCGCTCGATCCACGGCGCCAGGGTGTGCAGCTCCAGTGCTTCGCCGCCGAAGATCACCGTGCGCAAGGCGTGCGGGCGCTCGCTGCGCGCCTGCGCGGCGATCAGCGCCCGGAACGCGCTCGGGGTCTGGTTGAGCACGGTCACACCCTGGTCGGCGAGCAGGCCGTAGAACTCGTCCGGGGTGCGTGCGCACAGCTCCGGCACCACCACCAGGCGGCCACCGTGGAACAGCGCGCCCCAGATTTCCCAGACCGAGAAGTCGAATGCGAACGAGTGGAACAGGGTCCAGACGTCGTCGCGGCCGAACTCGAACCACGGCCGGGTCGCCGCGAACAGGCGCACGACATGGCCGTGTTCGACCATCACGCCCTTGGGCTGGCCGGTCGAACCGGAGGTGTAGATGACATAGGCCAGGTGACCGGGCTCCACCGCCAACGCCGGGTCGTGCCCGGCCTGGTCGGCAAGCGAACCGTCGTCGAGCACCAGCAACGGCGCGTTGGCTTCGCTGAGCAAGAGCAACTCGTCGCGCAGGGTAGCCGAGGTCAACACTGCCACCGGCGCGCTGTCGCCGAGCATGTAGCTCAGGCGGTCGGCCGGATACACGGGGTCCAACGGCACGTAACCGGCGCCCGCCTTGAGGATGCCGAGCACGCCGACCAGCATGTCGAAGCCGCGGCCGATGCAGATCGCGACGCGATCGTCGGCGCGCACGCCGAGTTCGAGCAAACTATGCGCGACCTGGTTGGCGCGGCGATTGAGTTCGCCATAGCTCAGGCTGGCGCCGTCGAAGCTCAGCGCGACGGCGTCGGGATCGCGCGCCGCCTGCGTCTCGAACAGACCGTGGATGCTGTCCTGGCTGCGGAAGCTGGCGCGTGCGGCGCCGAAGCCGCCGAGCACCTGTTCGCGCTCGGGCGCCGGCAACACCGGCAGGCGCCGCAGCGCACGCCGCGGCTCGTGCGCGAGCGCGTCGACCAGGGCCCGCACCGCGGTTTCCAAATAGGCCATCAGACGCGGGCCGTCGATGCCCGGCACCGCCAGGGTCGACAGGCCAAAGCCCTGGCCGCGGTCGTTGACCGACATCGTCAGCGGGTAGTTGGTGCGATCCTCGCCGCCGATGCGGCGCATGCCGGCCCAGACCCGCGCGGTGTCTTCCGACTCGGCGGCGCTTTCCTGGTGGCTGTGACGGTAATTGAGCAAGGTAGTGAACAACGGCGTCGGTGCGCGCACGCCGCTGCAACGCTGGGCCAGCGCCAGCGACGCCTGTTCGTGGGCGAGCAACTCGCCGAGCGCGCGGTAGGCGTCGCGGACCGCATCGGCGACCTCGACCCCGGCCAGCGCGACCCGCATCGGCAAGGTGTTGATGAACATGCCGACCACGTTCTCGGCGACCTCGGCACCCTGCAGGCGACCGGACAGCACGGTGCCGAACACCACCTCGTCGCGCCCGCAGCATTGGCCCAGGACCTGCGCCCAGGCGACGTGGAACAGCACCGCCGGGGTCACGCCGTGGCTGCGCGCGGCCTCGCGGATCGCCGAGGCGAGCGCATCGTCGAACTCGACCCGCGCTTCGGCGACGGCGGCGCCGTCGCCCTGTACGTCGAGCACGCCGAACGGCGCGGTGGCCTCGTCGATGTGGCCCAGCTGGCCGCGGAAATAGGCCTCGTGCTCGGCGTCGCCGACCGCGCGGGTGCGGGCGATGAAGTTGCGGTACGGCAACGGCGCCGGCAGCAAGGCGCCCTGCCCCTGCAGCAGCAGATGGATCTCGCCGAGGATCAGCTCCATCGTCACGTGGTCGCAGACCATGTGGTGATTGAGCAAGGCCAGCAGCCATTCGCCGCTGTCGCCATCGAACACGATCTGCGCGGCCAGGTTCGGCGCGCGTTGCAGGTCGATGCGATGGCGGCGCGGATCGGTGCGCCGCAGCAGGCAGTCCATCGCGCTCTCGCCGGCGTCCGGGACCAGCTCCGACAGCGGCAACGACGCGCGGCGGTGCACCACCTGCACCGGCTCGCTCAGGCCCTGCCAGCGCACCGCGCTGCGCAGGATGTCGTGGCGGTCGATCACCGCCTGCAGCGCGCCGAGGAAGGCGTCGAGGCGGTCGCGCGCGTCGAAGGCGACGATCGAGCGCAGCAGATAAGTGTCGCCGCCGTCCTCGCCTTCGAGCAGGTGGTGGAACAGGATGCCTTCCTGCAACGGCGCCAGCGGATAGATGTCCTGGATGTTGGCCACGCCGCCGGGCACGGCGGCGACGATGCCGTCGATCTGCTCCTGGCTCAGCTGCACCAGCGGCAACATCTGCGGAGTGATCTTCGCCGGTGCCCGCTCGGAGATACTGCCCCGGACGCCGCCGACCAGGTCGACGCCGTCCTCGACCGCCATCGCCAGCAGCGCCGGCTTGTGCAGTTTCAGCTGCTCCAGCAGTTCCGGGCCCATCGCGCCGCGCGGTGCGCGGATCGACAATTC is a window of Lysobacter antibioticus DNA encoding:
- a CDS encoding non-ribosomal peptide synthetase, translating into MSLDELLARLRELGVAVLVKQGELSIRAPRGAMGPELLEQLKLHKPALLAMAVEDGVDLVGGVRGSISERAPAKITPQMLPLVQLSQEQIDGIVAAVPGGVANIQDIYPLAPLQEGILFHHLLEGEDGGDTYLLRSIVAFDARDRLDAFLGALQAVIDRHDILRSAVRWQGLSEPVQVVHRRASLPLSELVPDAGESAMDCLLRRTDPRRHRIDLQRAPNLAAQIVFDGDSGEWLLALLNHHMVCDHVTMELILGEIHLLLQGQGALLPAPLPYRNFIARTRAVGDAEHEAYFRGQLGHIDEATAPFGVLDVQGDGAAVAEARVEFDDALASAIREAARSHGVTPAVLFHVAWAQVLGQCCGRDEVVFGTVLSGRLQGAEVAENVVGMFINTLPMRVALAGVEVADAVRDAYRALGELLAHEQASLALAQRCSGVRAPTPLFTTLLNYRHSHQESAAESEDTARVWAGMRRIGGEDRTNYPLTMSVNDRGQGFGLSTLAVPGIDGPRLMAYLETAVRALVDALAHEPRRALRRLPVLPAPEREQVLGGFGAARASFRSQDSIHGLFETQAARDPDAVALSFDGASLSYGELNRRANQVAHSLLELGVRADDRVAICIGRGFDMLVGVLGILKAGAGYVPLDPVYPADRLSYMLGDSAPVAVLTSATLRDELLLLSEANAPLLVLDDGSLADQAGHDPALAVEPGHLAYVIYTSGSTGQPKGVMVEHGHVVRLFAATRPWFEFGRDDVWTLFHSFAFDFSVWEIWGALFHGGRLVVVPELCARTPDEFYGLLADQGVTVLNQTPSAFRALIAAQARSERPHALRTVIFGGEALELHTLAPWIERNDCDRTRLINMYGITEITVHASYRRIRAEDVRQARGSLIGCAIPDLQLYVLDAQLQPVPVGVAGELYVGGDGVARGYLNRAELSAERFLRDPFSASPQARLYKTGDLGRWLPDGDLEYLGRNDFQVKIRGFRIELGEIEAKLAACAGIAEAVVIAREDQPGDKRLVAYFIAADGAEPSAAELREALARELAEYMIPSAFVRLQALPLTANGKLDRKALPAPDQASVSSRGFEAPQGETERAIAQVWQELLGLERVGRHDHFFELGGHSLLLIGLIERLRQHGLSVDVRSVFAAPTLSALAARADAANAPDEAAVPANRIGADTVAITPELLPLVALEQAQIDAIVAAVPGGVGNVQDIYPLAPLQKGILFHHLLENQSQGDTYLLRSVVAFDGRERLDRFLGALQQVIDRHDILRSAVHWDGLPQPVQVVQRRAPLPVTEVALAAGEAALPQLLAHSDTNRIRLDLTRAPVMAAQIAFDAESGEWLLALLTHHIVEDNYSKQLMLKEAELLLQGQGALLPAPMPYRNFIARTVAAPEQRHEAWFREQFGDVDEPTAPFGVLDVQVDGARANESRVEFADAFAVRVREAARHWGVTPSVLFHLAWARVLGQCSGRDDVVFGTVLSGRMQGSEGADQVVGMFLNTLPVRVGLAGRNVGQAVRDTYGFLGELLEREQASLALAQQCSAILPPLPLFTALLNYRNRREMRQGDTRDADAAWDGMRLIGGDARNNYPLTLSVEDRGEGFGLTLLSVAGIDGPRVVRYMQTAMESLIAALEAGGAMPLLDLPILPVSEREQVLSGFNDLRSDAVHDRTIHGLFEAQAAAVPDSDALLVEDEVLSYAELNRRANRVAHRLIALGVKPDDRVAICTERSVAMIVGVLGVLKAGAGYVPLDPSYPIERLAYMLEDSRPIALLTQSALRAAMPMLESSPLPVVVLDDESLASYSESNPSIAGLTPRHLAYVIYTSGSTGQPKGVMVEHRSAVNFWRVMGETTHRELSGGSRVALNAAFSFDMSLKGILQLLSGHALVLIPQSIRANGPAMLDFIDRYRIDAFDSTPSQLEVLLAAGLIGKPGHQPTSVLLGGEPIGKAMWDKLKASPSIHFHNMYGPTECTVDATIGSIRDAVGGPNIGRPIANTPVYLLDARGEPVPVGVPGELFLGGVQVARGYLDRPELTAERFLHDPFSAESDARMYKTGDLGRWRADGTIEYLGRNDFQVKIRGFRIELGEIEARLTACDGVREAVVIAREEDSGDKRLVAYVVAEQGAEISVTNLREALARDLAEYMIPSAFVALDALPLNPNGKLDRKALPSPDQSALASREYEAPLGEVEQTLAAIWQDLLGIERVGRHDHFFELGGHSLLIMQLAIRVREQFHVEVPLRELFERPLLSVLADAIKALQVEVFLGDELGDMQDELDSMSEDELRKLLERESVDE